A genomic stretch from Ureibacillus composti includes:
- the meaB gene encoding methylmalonyl Co-A mutase-associated GTPase MeaB, whose product MNNELKSTKESALFVMDGVKGGHDGMNVSSKKKFRKKNQEELDLVKLANELRSGSRNSLAKAITLIESSNNQHKELAQALLQELLPYTGKSIRIGITGVPGAGKSSFIEAFGMMLCNMGKRVAVLAIDPSSSLSGGSILGDKTRMEELSRDQRAFVRPSPSAGTLGGVHKKTRETMLLCEAAGYDVILIETVGVGQSETYVRGMVDFFLLLVLTGAGDELQGMKKGIMELADGIVVHKCDGDNVRSAKRTVREYKQILHFLQPATPGWMSKALPVSSLEKVGLDEVWKMICDFEQTIKASNYWEQRRNGQTRDWYHSMITDFLIDSFFNNPEKKTQVKEIESAILQGELTVTQGVNKLFRE is encoded by the coding sequence ATGAATAACGAATTAAAAAGCACAAAGGAAAGTGCTTTGTTCGTAATGGATGGTGTAAAGGGAGGTCATGATGGTATGAATGTCTCCTCAAAGAAAAAGTTTAGAAAAAAGAATCAAGAGGAATTGGATCTTGTAAAGTTAGCAAATGAATTGAGAAGCGGCTCACGCAATTCTCTTGCTAAAGCAATTACATTGATTGAAAGCTCAAACAATCAGCATAAAGAATTGGCTCAAGCGTTATTACAGGAGCTGTTACCCTATACCGGAAAAAGTATCAGAATAGGCATTACAGGGGTTCCAGGTGCCGGTAAAAGTTCTTTTATAGAAGCTTTTGGAATGATGCTTTGTAACATGGGGAAACGTGTTGCAGTTCTTGCGATTGACCCTAGTTCATCTCTTTCTGGAGGCAGTATTCTTGGTGATAAAACAAGGATGGAAGAGTTAAGTCGTGACCAACGTGCATTTGTACGTCCTTCTCCAAGTGCTGGGACATTGGGTGGCGTCCATAAAAAAACTCGGGAAACGATGCTTTTATGTGAGGCAGCTGGTTATGACGTGATTCTAATTGAAACAGTTGGTGTTGGTCAAAGTGAAACTTATGTTAGGGGTATGGTTGATTTCTTCTTACTTCTCGTTTTAACTGGTGCTGGTGATGAACTACAAGGGATGAAGAAGGGAATTATGGAATTAGCAGATGGAATCGTTGTTCATAAATGTGACGGAGATAATGTTAGAAGTGCTAAAAGAACTGTACGTGAATATAAGCAAATACTTCATTTCCTTCAACCTGCGACTCCGGGGTGGATGAGTAAAGCATTACCTGTTTCTTCTCTTGAGAAAGTTGGGCTTGATGAAGTTTGGAAGATGATTTGTGATTTTGAACAAACGATTAAGGCTTCTAACTATTGGGAACAACGAAGAAACGGGCAAACACGAGACTGGTATCATTCCATGATTACAGATTTCTTAATAGATTCATTTTTCAATAACCCTGAAAAGAAAACTCAAGTGAAAGAAATTGAGTCTGCTATTTTGCAAGGGGAACTAACAGTGACACAAGGTGTTAATAAGTTATTTCGAGAATAA
- a CDS encoding M20/M25/M40 family metallo-hydrolase, which translates to MKSRLVNEFIELVQIDSETKHEEVIAPIIIEKLKEIGFEVYQDDAHTRNGHGAGNIIATLKGTLDVDPIYFTVHMDTVVPGVGIKPEIREDGYIYSDGTTILGADDKAGIAALFEMARRLKEQSIDHGTIQFIITAGEESGLVGAKELDPSKIIAKYGFAVDSDGKVGGIVTAAPFQAKIDTKIFGKTAHAGVAPEKGISAITLASKAISQMKLGRIDEETTANIGRFEGGKATNIVCDEVYILAEARSIKQEKLDAQTAHMKETFEQVASNFGGSSDVTVKLMYPGYSASETDKVVQVAMEAVQNVNRQPQLGISGGGSDANVIAGFGIPTVNLSVGYENIHTTKERMPIEELEKLADLLEEIVKVSSK; encoded by the coding sequence ATGAAAAGCCGTTTAGTAAATGAATTTATTGAATTAGTGCAAATTGATTCCGAAACAAAGCATGAAGAAGTAATCGCACCGATTATTATTGAAAAGTTAAAAGAAATAGGCTTTGAAGTTTATCAAGATGATGCACATACAAGAAATGGCCATGGAGCAGGTAATATTATTGCAACACTAAAAGGCACGCTTGATGTAGATCCAATTTACTTTACTGTTCATATGGATACTGTTGTACCTGGTGTTGGGATTAAACCTGAAATTCGTGAGGATGGATATATTTATTCGGATGGCACTACCATTCTAGGCGCAGATGATAAAGCAGGTATCGCTGCATTATTTGAAATGGCTCGCAGATTAAAAGAACAATCAATTGATCATGGAACAATCCAATTTATCATAACTGCAGGAGAAGAAAGTGGATTAGTTGGTGCGAAAGAATTAGACCCCTCCAAAATCATTGCAAAATATGGCTTTGCCGTTGATAGTGATGGGAAGGTAGGGGGTATTGTTACTGCCGCTCCATTTCAAGCTAAAATTGATACAAAAATTTTTGGTAAAACAGCTCACGCTGGGGTTGCACCTGAAAAAGGCATTTCTGCTATCACATTAGCATCTAAAGCTATTTCTCAAATGAAATTGGGACGTATCGATGAAGAAACAACAGCAAATATTGGACGATTTGAAGGTGGGAAAGCAACCAATATTGTTTGTGATGAAGTATATATTTTAGCGGAAGCTCGTTCTATAAAACAAGAAAAATTAGATGCTCAAACCGCTCATATGAAAGAAACATTCGAGCAAGTTGCAAGTAATTTCGGCGGTTCTTCTGATGTAACGGTAAAATTAATGTACCCAGGATATTCTGCATCTGAAACGGACAAAGTTGTACAAGTTGCAATGGAAGCTGTTCAAAATGTTAATAGACAACCGCAGCTAGGAATTTCTGGCGGGGGCAGTGATGCCAATGTTATTGCTGGTTTCGGTATTCCAACTGTAAATCTATCTGTTGGTTATGAGAACATTCATACCACTAAAGAACGTATGCCAATCGAAGAGTTAGAAAAATTAGCTGATTTATTAGAGGAAATTGTAAAAGTTTCATCAAAGTAA
- a CDS encoding DUF4064 domain-containing protein: MKRTAEVVLSIISIVFNVIALGLVIFLTMSSQFVSNDSLIEEELRNNMYGAELTEADIDMALNSTQDIITFMTTIGWILAAVIIITIILTIIGTIKINKSTKTAGVLFIISAILSGIISLPGILLIIAAILCFVRKPKNSILQSADHEIV, translated from the coding sequence TTGAAAAGAACTGCAGAAGTTGTATTAAGTATTATTTCAATCGTTTTTAATGTAATTGCACTCGGGCTAGTTATTTTTTTAACAATGAGTAGTCAATTTGTATCAAATGATTCATTAATAGAAGAGGAATTAAGAAATAATATGTATGGTGCGGAATTGACTGAGGCTGATATCGATATGGCTTTGAATTCTACACAAGATATCATTACATTTATGACGACAATTGGTTGGATTTTAGCGGCAGTTATAATAATAACTATTATTCTCACTATAATTGGTACAATTAAAATTAACAAGAGTACCAAAACAGCAGGGGTTTTATTTATTATTTCTGCAATTTTATCAGGAATAATTTCTCTTCCAGGAATATTACTTATAATCGCAGCAATTCTTTGCTTTGTACGAAAACCAAAGAATTCAATACTGCAATCTGCGGATCATGAAATTGTATAA
- the mce gene encoding methylmalonyl-CoA epimerase — MEKVDHIGIAVKNLEESITYYTQTLGLKLLKIEEVPSQNVRVAFIDAGNVKFELLEPTSEDSAIYKHIEKRGEGIQHVAFGVTGIRERMAELKEKGVRILSDEPSPGAGGAEVAFLHPKDSFGVLYELCDKSKKGDAK, encoded by the coding sequence ATGGAAAAAGTTGATCATATAGGCATTGCAGTTAAAAATCTTGAAGAAAGTATTACATATTATACTCAAACATTAGGTTTAAAACTACTAAAGATAGAAGAAGTGCCTTCTCAAAATGTCCGTGTTGCTTTCATTGATGCGGGAAATGTTAAATTTGAGCTACTTGAACCAACAAGTGAAGATAGTGCAATCTATAAACATATTGAAAAAAGAGGAGAAGGCATTCAACATGTTGCGTTTGGAGTAACTGGAATTCGTGAACGAATGGCTGAACTAAAAGAAAAAGGAGTTCGAATTCTTTCTGACGAGCCTAGTCCAGGAGCTGGTGGTGCGGAAGTAGCTTTCTTACACCCAAAAGATTCATTTGGTGTTCTTTATGAATTATGTGATAAAAGTAAAAAAGGGGATGCAAAATAA
- a CDS encoding VTT domain-containing protein, giving the protein MMIISEIFEFLQLLDSDLYYYIEKFGIYIYFLLFAIVFGKTGFVILTFLPGDSLVFASGAIAAMDQLSLLNLFFIFFIATSLADSNNYLIGKSIRNIPSENSHLMKIIPIQALDKARIFLNDYDKVAITFSRFIPLMRTMMPFIAGFTGYSYRSFVSYNLLGAFVWTSIWLGTGFAIGNMSWVKGNLLFTLSFITLVMFIPSICGFVVSFKKNKLETKTKS; this is encoded by the coding sequence ATGATGATTATCTCCGAAATTTTTGAATTTCTACAACTGCTCGATTCAGATCTTTATTACTATATAGAAAAGTTTGGTATTTATATATACTTTCTACTTTTTGCTATTGTTTTTGGTAAAACAGGTTTTGTTATTTTAACTTTCTTACCAGGAGATTCACTCGTTTTTGCTAGTGGTGCTATTGCCGCGATGGACCAGCTAAGCTTACTAAACTTATTTTTCATATTTTTTATTGCAACCTCCCTTGCCGATAGTAACAATTATTTAATTGGAAAAAGCATTAGGAACATACCTTCTGAAAATTCCCATCTTATGAAGATTATTCCAATTCAAGCACTGGATAAAGCTCGTATATTTCTCAATGATTATGATAAAGTCGCTATAACTTTTTCACGATTCATTCCCCTAATGCGTACTATGATGCCTTTTATCGCGGGTTTTACTGGCTATTCCTATCGAAGTTTTGTAAGCTATAATCTTTTAGGGGCATTTGTTTGGACTAGTATTTGGTTAGGAACAGGCTTTGCTATTGGAAATATGTCATGGGTAAAAGGAAATCTATTGTTTACCCTTTCTTTTATTACATTGGTAATGTTTATTCCAAGTATTTGCGGCTTCGTAGTTTCATTTAAAAAGAACAAGTTAGAGACAAAAACGAAAAGCTAG
- the crcB gene encoding fluoride efflux transporter CrcB, whose protein sequence is MEWFMVALGGGIGAVLRYSVIQLILKLQSQTFWATLIVNLIGSFFMGITMHHVLISSQLHQFFTIGVLGGFTTFSTFAFDIVTLVEKKEWVTTSIYMVINLLGGILAFIFGWLL, encoded by the coding sequence ATGGAATGGTTTATGGTAGCGCTGGGTGGGGGAATTGGTGCAGTTTTAAGGTATAGTGTAATTCAACTCATTTTAAAATTACAATCTCAGACGTTTTGGGCAACGCTAATTGTCAATTTAATTGGTTCTTTTTTTATGGGAATTACAATGCATCATGTTTTAATATCGAGCCAATTACATCAATTTTTTACTATTGGTGTATTGGGTGGATTCACAACATTTTCAACATTCGCCTTTGATATAGTAACATTAGTCGAAAAAAAAGAATGGGTAACAACTTCTATATACATGGTCATAAATTTATTAGGGGGAATTTTGGCATTCATTTTTGGTTGGTTATTATAA
- a CDS encoding CrcB family protein, whose translation MHNWIQVFLGGMVGAILRFFVQSMTTTTISLLIVNILGSFLLGSLNGYYSRKNTDTSYKLFFTTGLLGAFTTFSAFSQHWFFLLQESLWIGVLYGITMTLVCVLVAFLGFRIFRGER comes from the coding sequence TTGCACAATTGGATTCAAGTATTTCTTGGTGGGATGGTTGGAGCAATTTTAAGGTTTTTTGTTCAATCAATGACAACCACAACCATTTCTCTTTTGATAGTAAATATACTGGGTAGTTTTTTATTAGGAAGTTTAAATGGGTACTATTCCAGAAAAAATACGGATACATCTTATAAATTGTTTTTTACAACCGGTTTACTTGGGGCGTTTACAACATTTTCTGCATTCTCCCAGCATTGGTTTTTTCTATTACAGGAGAGCCTTTGGATAGGAGTATTATATGGCATTACAATGACACTTGTTTGTGTACTTGTAGCATTTTTAGGTTTTCGTATTTTTAGAGGTGAACGTTAA
- a CDS encoding LLM class flavin-dependent oxidoreductase, which translates to MKKFEIGIYSLADMGPNPITGETITPKERIQEIIEAAKLADEAGLDIFGVGEHHRLDYAVSSPAVILAAIAQCTKYIRLTSTTSVLSTLDPVRLFEDFALLDLISGGRAEILAGRGAFIESFPLFGFDTRDYDQLFEENIELFNLLNKNEKVTWEGNFRPSLKDAEIAPRPAQKELPLWIGVGGTYESALRAGRLGVGMALAILGGDPIRFKPLVDGYYDAAKEAGHSSERLKIGVTGHTYISETLEKAREEFYPYYSNYWSYVNKQRGMGFRLTKQGFEGMTGERSALFVGSPNQIVEKILYQHELFGHERFLAQVDIGGIPFKQIAKTIELLATKVAPIVNRELNKS; encoded by the coding sequence ATGAAAAAATTTGAAATAGGGATATATTCTCTAGCAGATATGGGGCCTAATCCAATTACAGGGGAAACGATTACTCCAAAAGAAAGAATTCAAGAAATTATAGAGGCGGCAAAACTCGCAGATGAGGCAGGTCTTGATATTTTTGGTGTTGGAGAACATCATCGATTAGATTATGCTGTATCATCTCCAGCTGTCATTTTAGCAGCCATCGCACAATGTACGAAGTATATACGTTTAACAAGTACGACATCAGTTCTAAGCACTTTAGATCCAGTTCGTTTATTTGAAGACTTTGCATTACTAGATTTAATTTCAGGAGGTCGCGCAGAAATACTAGCTGGGCGAGGTGCATTTATTGAATCATTCCCACTTTTCGGTTTTGATACTCGTGATTATGATCAATTATTTGAAGAAAATATTGAGTTATTTAATTTGCTAAATAAAAATGAGAAAGTGACATGGGAAGGAAATTTTCGACCATCATTGAAAGATGCAGAAATTGCCCCTAGACCAGCACAAAAAGAATTACCTTTATGGATTGGGGTAGGGGGAACTTACGAAAGTGCTTTACGTGCAGGTCGACTAGGGGTCGGAATGGCACTTGCTATTTTAGGAGGAGATCCAATACGATTTAAGCCTCTTGTCGATGGTTATTATGATGCGGCAAAAGAAGCTGGTCATTCATCCGAAAGATTAAAAATTGGTGTTACTGGACATACGTATATTTCGGAAACGTTGGAAAAGGCTCGTGAAGAATTTTATCCTTATTATTCAAATTATTGGTCATATGTAAATAAACAACGTGGTATGGGTTTTAGACTGACAAAACAAGGATTTGAGGGGATGACGGGTGAAAGAAGTGCTCTATTTGTTGGAAGTCCCAATCAAATTGTTGAAAAAATTCTTTACCAACATGAATTGTTTGGACATGAACGATTTTTAGCCCAAGTAGATATAGGCGGGATACCATTTAAGCAAATTGCAAAGACAATTGAACTACTTGCAACAAAAGTTGCACCAATTGTTAATAGAGAATTGAATAAATCCTAA
- a CDS encoding acyl-CoA carboxylase subunit beta, with amino-acid sequence MDMFDKINEMYDRKREIELGGGDKRIDKQHEKGKLTARERIELLLDEGTFVEINPFITHRTTDFGMDQQKGPGDGVVTGFGKVNGRNVYLFAQDFTVFGGALGEMHAKKIAAVMDLAAKNGTPFIGINDSGGARIQEGVLSLDGYGHIFYRNAIYSGVIPQISVIMGPCAGGAVYSPAITDFILMVDKTSQMFITGPKVIETVTGEKISSEDLGGSKVHNAISGNAHFRAPSEEQSIEQIRKLLSYLPQSNKEKAPKLPRPEGDDYRPDIIDYVPIEPTKAYDIRKVVEQVVDEGSFMEVQAEFAKNIVVGFARIAGESVGLVCNQPKALAGGLDIDSSDKASRFIRTCDAFNIPIITFEDVSGFFPGVKQEHGGIIRHGAKILYAYSEATVPKITVILRKAYGGAYVALNSKSIGADLVFSWPNAEIAVMGAAGAANIIFANEIAKSEDPESTRAAKIEEYKEKFANPYVAASRGMVDDVIDPRDTRIKLIQGLDMLSNKEESRPNKKHGNIPL; translated from the coding sequence ATGGATATGTTCGACAAAATTAATGAAATGTATGATCGAAAACGTGAAATCGAGCTTGGTGGTGGGGACAAGCGTATAGATAAGCAACATGAGAAGGGGAAACTCACTGCTCGTGAACGTATTGAATTATTACTAGATGAAGGAACTTTTGTTGAAATTAATCCTTTTATTACACACCGAACAACTGATTTTGGCATGGATCAGCAAAAGGGACCTGGAGATGGTGTTGTAACAGGTTTCGGAAAAGTAAATGGGCGAAATGTTTATTTATTTGCTCAAGACTTTACAGTATTTGGTGGTGCGTTGGGGGAAATGCACGCTAAGAAAATTGCAGCTGTTATGGATTTAGCTGCTAAAAATGGTACTCCATTTATCGGCATTAACGATTCAGGTGGTGCACGTATTCAAGAAGGGGTATTATCTTTAGATGGTTACGGACACATATTCTATCGCAATGCAATCTATTCAGGAGTGATTCCACAAATTTCTGTTATCATGGGTCCTTGTGCAGGAGGAGCGGTATATTCTCCAGCAATTACTGATTTTATTTTAATGGTCGATAAAACATCACAAATGTTTATAACAGGACCAAAAGTAATTGAAACAGTAACAGGTGAAAAAATATCATCTGAGGATTTAGGTGGTTCGAAAGTACATAACGCAATTAGTGGTAATGCGCATTTCCGAGCACCTTCTGAAGAGCAATCTATTGAACAAATTCGAAAGCTACTAAGCTATTTGCCTCAAAGTAATAAGGAGAAAGCGCCTAAATTACCACGTCCAGAAGGTGATGATTATCGTCCCGATATTATCGACTATGTACCAATTGAGCCGACAAAAGCGTATGATATTCGTAAAGTAGTGGAACAAGTTGTGGATGAAGGATCATTTATGGAAGTTCAAGCTGAATTTGCGAAAAACATAGTAGTTGGTTTTGCTCGTATTGCAGGGGAATCAGTTGGATTAGTATGTAACCAACCTAAGGCACTTGCGGGTGGTTTAGATATAGATTCATCAGATAAAGCATCTCGCTTCATTAGAACTTGTGATGCATTTAATATTCCAATTATCACGTTTGAGGATGTATCTGGTTTCTTCCCAGGTGTTAAGCAAGAACATGGTGGAATTATTCGACATGGTGCGAAAATACTTTACGCTTATTCAGAAGCAACGGTTCCAAAAATTACTGTCATTCTCCGTAAAGCATATGGTGGCGCTTATGTTGCATTAAACTCTAAATCTATTGGAGCCGATTTAGTATTTTCATGGCCAAACGCAGAAATTGCCGTAATGGGAGCAGCTGGAGCAGCAAATATTATCTTCGCTAATGAAATTGCTAAATCAGAAGATCCTGAAAGCACACGTGCTGCTAAAATTGAAGAGTATAAAGAAAAGTTTGCAAATCCATATGTAGCTGCATCACGTGGTATGGTTGATGATGTAATCGACCCTAGGGACACACGAATTAAATTAATCCAAGGGTTAGATATGTTATCAAATAAAGAGGAATCTCGCCCTAATAAAAAGCATGGAAACATACCACTATAA
- a CDS encoding aromatic acid exporter family protein has protein sequence MKKFSIGYRTIKTAVGTILSVAIAAFFNLDFFSSAAILTILCIQTTRKKSLHAVYTRIIASLIGIAYGFIAFETFGYNPLVLGIMILLFIPTLVSLNVEAGFISSVVIIMHIYSVANFTSDLLLNEIALMTVGFGTALVVNMYMGDFQKELENYRIQVEELFRSIFSEITKYLRNGDTSWDGKEIISAAIVLDKAKSLAFTDVENHITRKENQYYVYFDMREKQLEIIERILPKITTLPVMVQQVDLVADFMEELAENIHPGNTAIRFRNKLDIVKEEFAKMPLPKNHENFLAMASLYQFIEEMDEYLAIKQTFKGLKINEDGE, from the coding sequence ATTAAAAAGTTTTCAATCGGCTATCGCACTATAAAAACAGCAGTAGGTACTATACTTTCGGTAGCAATTGCAGCTTTTTTTAACTTAGACTTCTTTTCATCTGCTGCAATCCTAACTATACTTTGTATTCAAACAACAAGGAAAAAATCATTACATGCTGTTTATACTAGAATTATCGCTAGTTTAATTGGTATAGCATATGGATTTATTGCTTTTGAAACGTTTGGCTATAACCCATTAGTATTAGGAATTATGATTTTACTCTTTATTCCTACACTTGTTTCACTAAATGTGGAGGCAGGGTTTATATCTAGCGTGGTGATCATTATGCACATCTATTCTGTTGCAAATTTTACATCAGATTTATTGTTAAATGAAATAGCTCTAATGACTGTAGGTTTTGGTACAGCATTAGTTGTGAATATGTATATGGGTGATTTTCAAAAAGAATTGGAAAATTATCGAATTCAAGTTGAGGAATTATTCCGATCTATATTTTCTGAAATTACTAAATATTTGAGGAATGGTGATACATCTTGGGATGGAAAAGAGATTATTAGCGCTGCAATTGTGTTAGATAAGGCCAAATCACTAGCCTTTACAGACGTTGAAAATCATATTACGCGTAAAGAAAATCAATATTATGTTTACTTCGATATGCGTGAAAAACAATTAGAAATTATTGAGCGTATTTTACCTAAAATTACAACACTTCCTGTTATGGTACAGCAGGTTGATCTTGTTGCTGACTTTATGGAAGAATTGGCTGAAAACATTCATCCAGGAAATACGGCTATACGATTTCGAAATAAATTAGACATCGTAAAGGAAGAATTCGCGAAAATGCCATTACCAAAAAATCATGAAAATTTTTTAGCAATGGCTTCACTTTATCAGTTTATAGAGGAAATGGATGAATATTTAGCTATTAAACAGACATTCAAAGGGTTAAAAATAAATGAAGATGGGGAATAA
- a CDS encoding chemotaxis protein CheW: MSFEKSVVFRCKNEEYALPVERVVSIEKIEQITPIPHLPNYLIGFTRNRGQLIPVLDFSIILYNKPSQLKSSQMIVLNSNVVNYGLFVNEAKEILDIQESELIQTGLVNYSKTRYFTAIANLQERMITCVDPDVLVNSLEGIREIIEYLHQILENEKE, encoded by the coding sequence ATGTCATTTGAAAAATCAGTCGTATTTCGTTGCAAAAATGAAGAATATGCTTTACCGGTTGAAAGGGTCGTGTCTATCGAAAAAATTGAACAGATCACACCTATTCCACATTTACCGAACTACCTGATTGGATTTACTCGTAACCGTGGTCAGTTAATTCCTGTTTTAGATTTTAGTATAATTTTGTATAACAAACCAAGCCAATTGAAATCATCCCAGATGATTGTGTTAAACTCAAATGTTGTGAATTATGGTTTGTTTGTTAACGAAGCTAAGGAAATCTTAGATATTCAAGAAAGCGAACTAATTCAAACTGGTCTGGTTAATTATTCAAAAACAAGATACTTTACAGCGATTGCCAATCTGCAGGAGCGCATGATTACTTGTGTGGACCCGGATGTATTAGTAAACTCTCTAGAAGGGATTCGGGAAATTATCGAGTATTTACATCAAATCTTAGAAAATGAAAAAGAATAA
- a CDS encoding DUF1648 domain-containing protein, producing MKLPYRPIIIIPKTKLEKVADWVGISLFLAAIFYIIIMWGNIPNEVPGHFNSKGEVDRWGTKFEILILPGIGAFLFVLLSLLEKAPHMHNYPKRINESNVEQFYLASRKMLNMIKNICLLLFALLTIQIVRVSLGEINTLGVWFLPIILIIIFVTITFGIIKQSKIK from the coding sequence GTGAAATTACCTTATCGTCCCATAATAATTATTCCTAAAACAAAACTAGAAAAAGTTGCAGATTGGGTAGGTATAAGTTTATTTCTAGCAGCAATTTTTTATATAATCATTATGTGGGGAAATATTCCAAATGAAGTTCCAGGTCATTTCAATAGCAAAGGAGAAGTAGATCGCTGGGGTACAAAATTTGAAATACTTATTTTACCTGGGATTGGGGCTTTTTTATTTGTACTTCTAAGTCTATTAGAAAAAGCACCACACATGCATAATTATCCGAAAAGAATAAATGAATCAAATGTTGAACAGTTTTATTTAGCGAGTAGAAAAATGCTTAATATGATAAAAAACATTTGTTTGCTTCTGTTTGCATTATTAACGATTCAAATTGTGCGCGTTTCATTGGGAGAAATTAATACACTTGGTGTTTGGTTTTTACCAATTATATTAATTATCATATTTGTAACGATTACTTTTGGGATAATCAAACAATCCAAAATAAAGTAA
- the prli42 gene encoding stressosome-associated protein Prli42, whose protein sequence is MSNKKIQKIVVYFMIAIMVISTLAFGLSFF, encoded by the coding sequence ATGAGTAATAAAAAAATTCAGAAAATAGTAGTTTATTTTATGATTGCAATCATGGTTATCTCAACTCTAGCATTCGGACTATCATTCTTTTAA
- a CDS encoding BrxA/BrxB family bacilliredoxin: MNMDYDLFMQEIVTTARGEMDAAGYEQLRTPEEVEQAFARPGTTLVMVNSVCGCAGGIARPAATNAVHYDKRPDHLVTVFAGQDKEATAAARHFFGEDHIPSSPSFVLMKDGNVVAEVGRHEIEGHDPVSVITNLQANFEEHCDEI; encoded by the coding sequence ATGAACATGGATTATGATTTGTTTATGCAAGAAATCGTTACAACAGCTCGTGGAGAAATGGATGCTGCTGGATATGAGCAATTACGTACACCTGAAGAGGTGGAACAGGCATTTGCCCGTCCTGGTACAACATTAGTAATGGTGAATTCAGTATGTGGTTGCGCAGGTGGAATTGCACGCCCAGCTGCTACAAATGCTGTGCACTATGATAAACGTCCAGATCATTTAGTAACGGTTTTTGCTGGTCAAGATAAAGAAGCAACTGCAGCAGCTCGTCATTTCTTTGGAGAAGATCACATCCCTTCTTCACCTTCATTTGTTTTAATGAAAGATGGTAATGTGGTAGCTGAAGTTGGTCGTCATGAAATCGAAGGACACGATCCTGTGTCTGTCATTACAAATTTGCAAGCAAACTTTGAAGAGCATTGTGACGAAATTTAA
- a CDS encoding nucleoside 2-deoxyribosyltransferase: MKAYLANGLFSIGDRLVNELLAKKIRAAIPGIDLYVPQENAEINDKQSFADSLAIANADMEKLEESDVLIAVLDGIEVDSGVAAEIGAFSTFNRPIVALFSDVRQLGRDNQNKIDALIADGTENQFIYRNLFVIGIIKKNGVIVSSIEEVVEQIEKLNR; this comes from the coding sequence ATGAAAGCATATTTAGCAAATGGACTATTTTCTATCGGAGATCGATTGGTAAATGAATTATTAGCAAAAAAAATACGAGCTGCAATACCTGGAATTGATTTATATGTGCCTCAGGAAAATGCGGAAATAAACGATAAACAATCATTTGCAGACAGTTTAGCAATTGCAAACGCAGATATGGAAAAGCTTGAAGAAAGTGATGTATTAATAGCTGTATTAGATGGGATCGAGGTAGATTCAGGTGTCGCTGCAGAAATTGGAGCATTTTCAACATTTAATCGTCCAATTGTTGCACTATTTTCAGATGTTCGCCAGTTAGGCCGCGATAATCAGAATAAAATTGATGCGCTAATTGCAGATGGAACGGAAAATCAGTTTATCTATCGTAATTTGTTTGTTATTGGAATTATTAAGAAAAATGGTGTCATTGTCAGTTCAATAGAAGAAGTTGTTGAACAAATAGAAAAATTAAATAGATAG